GACGTTTTACTTCCATCGAGACGTTGATGTCGAACCCTTCAAATCTTCCTCAGCCAAACTACAAcatcacaaaaacaaaacaagagtcttttaaaattttaggagAACATAAAAGAAAACTTGTAATAACACAAACACATACCGCTATTGTAATCAAGTGCACTCTTTGTGCACTCTTTGTCTTCTCGTGAACTAACTCTAGTTGCTGAGTCTCTTCATTACTTTAGCTTCTGGTAGACCACTCAAGCAGTTCATAACATCTTGTTCTTGGACTATCCTTTTTTTCTGCCATATACTTCTTTCATGAAATTTCCAATCTCTTTTAGAGTGTATCCACCAAATATACATGCTTTGAGAACTTTGTTTTGAACTTTGTAGATAAATTCAGACCTCGCTCCCAACTCTATCCCATTTTGCCTCAAAGTATTGAGATCATTGTTCACATCTAGGCTCTCCACATAATCTACCATATAATATGAATAGGAAATTTCTTCTTGAGCCCATGTTGTCCAATTAAAGCTGTAGTTGTTCCACTAAAAATACAAAGATGGAAACTACATTATTCATTTTACCATCAAGAATATCTTacaatataaaatcaaaatatttccTCTAAAGTGTTAGATTGAATGatgataaaatgaaaacaaaaaattaaaatacttcATACCTCTGGAGGAAAGCATTCACCATGATCAATTGGGATTAACCTTCCCCCATCTGTATGTGAATTCAGGATGTTTCATACCTCTGGGATTAAAATACTTCATACCTCTGGAGGAAATCATTCACCATGATCAATTGGGATTAACCTTCCCCCATCTGTATGTGAATTCAAGATGTTTCCATCATGCCTATCATTATTTTCGAAGCGCATATCAAGCAAACTCAATAGTAAAAAACACCTTTGGCTTTCGTTTCCACTCTTGATTCGGGACGTATTGCTGAAGCGAACCCATCTCCCAATCTGCTGTTTTTCCATTAGTGTATATGGCACGCGCAAAGCTTGTAGCTGGTACACTTCCGAATCCTTTTCCCCCTTTTTGTGCTGGATGATCTAAAATGAACGCTGCAACTTCTCGATCAGATTTTTAACCCTTGTTCTTTCCAGCATTATGGATAGTTTCTTCTTGAATGGGTTTGAACACAGCTATCTTGTCCTCACAAATACCGATATGtattagtattttgtaatttcaattttttaaaataatgaaatattttatatttatatagttttaaataaatatttgtatttattttctcACAATTGCAAATGTTAGTTAGAAAAAGCTTTCAATTTTGAAAGGTTTAGAGCTGGTATAAATCGGTTTACATTGTTTTGTGATTGTTGTAAAATGTCAAGAACCGTACCACCTGTAAATGCAGCATTTGTCGGTATTAGcggcaaaataaataaaacaacatGATTTTGTATTTTGATAGGTATGTTGTAATTGCTAATTAGCTAgtagtttttctatttcaaAATATGTGATATTTAAAGTCTTGCATATcaattaaaaattactaaattttattcaatttattttgtttgaataagaaaacaatttctataaataacttaaccaataaaaacatgaaaattacATTATGTTTATACGTTAATTTGAGAACATGATCACtctaactgaaaaaaaaaatcttaaacatcTTTGAAAAATGAAACAGGGGAAGTATGTAACTGCAAATAAGGATTAGTgtacagttacaaaaaaataaggaCTAGTGTAATCTTAAGTCACAATGTTTTTcgaaaatgaaagaaaaaaaaatattaaaaagaaaataaggaGATATTTGTTAATGTAGTAATCCTTTGAGAATACAAAATGCACGCCGACAACAGACAGTTTCTAACTACTCAAAACGACACCAATtctattatttttctaaactaCATGCCATCTTTGAATAGTTTAAACGACATGAAGTTTCATCCTTAAACCCTACAGCCACATCCTCCTTCCCTCAACATCTCTCGACAGCTTAGAGACCAAAGGCGTTTTGACATTTCCATTTCTTTTAACTGTAAGAAAGATGAACTTCCGCAGTCTGATAGCCTCCGGCTCCCGCCTCGGGAAGAGGTTCTGCGCAACCCTTTTCTCTCCGGCCGGCGCCGTCGAagcctctgtttcttcttcttcttctcctccgaCGGCGGCGTCAATGCAGCGAGAGATGTACAAGAAGCTGTCGAAGCTGAGTTTCACGGGAGGGACAGTGACGCAGACGTTGAATCATTTCATCATGGAAGGCACTCCGGTCAGAAAAGACGATCTCTTTCGCTGCGCTAAAGACCTCCGCAAGTTCCGTCGCCATCAACACGCCCTcgaggtctctctctctctctgatctGTTATCATCATAAAGTTTCGAGCTTTATGAGTTTTTGAATTGATTGAGAGAAGAAAGATTAcattttttaattcatatttgGATGTTAATTTTCAGCTCTATGTCTCTCTCATCTGTTATCATCATcataaagttttgatctttagGAGTTTTGAGTTGATGGAGAGAAGaaatttattagatttttaattcatttttggATGTTAATTTTTTCAGATTTTTGATTGGATGGAGATGAGGAAGATGACACTATCCATCGCCGATCACGCAATTCGTTTAGATCTAATCGCAAAGACTAAAGGCTTAGAAGCAGCCGAGAGCTACTTCAACGGTTTAGACCCTTGTACAAAGAATCATCAGTCTACTTACGGAGCGCTCATGAACTGTTACTGCGTGGAACTCAAGGAAGAGAAAGCAAAATCTCATTTCGAGAAAATGGACGAGCTCAGCTTCGTTAACAACTCGTTACCTTTTAACAACATGATGTCCATGTACATGCGGTTGGGTCAGCCGGAGAAGGTTCCTCTTTTGGTCGACGCGATGAAACAGAGGGAGATATCTCCATGTGGGATCACTTACTCTATATGGATGCAGAGCTGCGGAAGCTTGAACGACTCGGAAGGGTTAGAGAAGGTGATTGATGAGATGGGGAAAGACAGCGAAGCTAAAACCACTTGGAACACTTTCTCTAGCCTTGCTGGGATCTACACCAAAGCTGGTCTTCACGAGAAGGCGGAGTCGGCTCTGAGAACCATGGAGGAGAAGATGAATCCTAACAACCGAGACGCGCACCATTTCCTCATCAGCCTGTACGCTGGAATCTCCAAGGCTTCCGAGGTCGAACGGGTTTGGGAGTCGCTGAAGAAGGCTCGTCCTGAGGTCAACAACATGAGCTACCTTGTTATGTTGCAAGCTCTGAGTAAGCTCGGGGACGTAGATGGTGTTAAGAAGGTCTTCGCAGAGTGGGAATCGAGATGCTACGCTTACGATACGAGGCTGGCGAATATAGCAATCAACGCTTATCTAAAAAGAGATATGTATCAAGAAGCAGAAGCG
The Raphanus sativus cultivar WK10039 chromosome 1, ASM80110v3, whole genome shotgun sequence DNA segment above includes these coding regions:
- the LOC108806945 gene encoding pentatricopeptide repeat-containing protein At1g02370, mitochondrial, with the translated sequence MNFRSLIASGSRLGKRFCATLFSPAGAVEASVSSSSSPPTAASMQREMYKKLSKLSFTGGTVTQTLNHFIMEGTPVRKDDLFRCAKDLRKFRRHQHALEIFDWMEMRKMTLSIADHAIRLDLIAKTKGLEAAESYFNGLDPCTKNHQSTYGALMNCYCVELKEEKAKSHFEKMDELSFVNNSLPFNNMMSMYMRLGQPEKVPLLVDAMKQREISPCGITYSIWMQSCGSLNDSEGLEKVIDEMGKDSEAKTTWNTFSSLAGIYTKAGLHEKAESALRTMEEKMNPNNRDAHHFLISLYAGISKASEVERVWESLKKARPEVNNMSYLVMLQALSKLGDVDGVKKVFAEWESRCYAYDTRLANIAINAYLKRDMYQEAEAILDNAVKKCEGPFSKSRQLLMVHLLEKGDVDSAMKHLEAAACDLEEKRDDEWSWSSELVSLFFLGFEKAKDVDGAEELCRILSKWRPLDSESASLLIKTYAAAEKTCPDMRERLFRQQIEVSEEIQDLLETVCP